ATCGTCTCTGCTATGATTCAAAACATAGTTAAGCATGCGATCCCTGCCATCCCGTGCTGCTATGTATCCATATAGCTGGATCAGGCCATTATTGCTGGAACACTCTGCCAGCGTCAATGAGAAAAACTGCAACATGTGCTGTGGAAAATGCTTGCAATTTTCTTCATACAGTAAACATTCTTCGGTTGGCTTATGGAACATCATTGGCTCCAAGCGAGCTTCACCGAAGAATACATGTTCCATAAGAATTGTTAGTCATACGATCAAGAAGTTATTTACTATAAAAGAGACACAAAAATCACAAATGTCAGACATATGGGCTAGATTTTTTTTACGGAGTTCTCAAGTTTTCCAAGATTTCTTTAATACTTCTAGACATCATTACTGACAGAGTTTTTTAAGTTTCCGGTGCTCTAGGAAGAAGGAGAAGTATATAGTACAAGCCCAAATTGTTAATACATGAACAGATTCAATGTCTCACTTGGATTAAATTTGTACGGCCCAAGTTTGAGGTGGGATACCTGCCCAATATAACTTGGTGATATAAGGCCCTGTTTGTTTCGGCTTTAGGCAGCAGATTCTCATAGGAAAAAATAGAAGCTGGAACAAACATCTATTTGGAATCAGCTTTGAGTGAAGCTGAAACTAGATTCGGGCCATTTTTAGTGCAATTGCCTGAAGCACGTCCAGGTGTACTTTAGTGGCAAAGCTGATTCCAGTGAAGCGAATCCATAGGTGATTTGAAGCCAACTGAAGCAGAAACAAACAGGGCCTAAGTGCCATCATAAGGCAGTCTCGCATGTAGACTTGAACTATGAATTAAAGATTAAGTCTGTTTGTAGATTCACTAAAAAAAAGCTTGTGCAGCAAATAATCAATCAAGAATATGGATAAAGGGGTGGAAACAAGAGATTCAGTCATTTGAATAACATACTCTCATTACGGTTCATAAAATCGATATCAAACCAGTCTTCcttcaaaatcacgtttctgtatATGGCACCATCACGGTGGCTGCTATTCGGAAGGATAAACGGAACCCATGCATCATCAACCACCATAGGATTGCTACTTGTGACATTTTTCCTTATTTTTGCCGTATCAGTGCATTTGGTAGTGGTTGCCTTATTCCTGATCTTTGCAGTGGGAACACATTTGGGGGTGCCACAAGTGAATGGGACGAAGGAGTGCATTTTATTCTCCAAGCTCCAGGGGGTGCAAGCAAGGCTATCACAAAAGAACATATTATGGCTAACCTTAACATCCGGATCAAATAAGATAGATATACTTTAAGATTAAAAATATATAACCCTAATAGTAATCGCAAAACAATGATTGATTTTTGTATTTCATAATACTTATTTCAACACAATAACAATTTAATCCGATAAATATAAACCACTTTTAACTAGGCCTAAGGCGTTAAAAAGGTAAAATAGATTTATTTCCGTTCTCACAAAATACTGTGTTTCTTAATATTAGTATATGTTTTTCGAAAGAAAAAAAAGTCGGTCGGTCAGAATCAAGATCCAAAAATCCATCGCATGCCCGTGATTATCACGACACATGTTCAGAAGTAAGAAACGAAAGGAGTCGAGAACAGACCGGGAAAGACGATACAGAGGATGCGCGGAAGTTGAGGCGATGAGTCGAGCGTCACGCCGGGCAAACGCGGGGAGCCACCTGAGGGACATAGCGGAGCCAATTTTGGAGACACTAATGCGTTGGCAAAGTCTAAGAATAGATCGCGAGAGGCTTCGCATCTCCGCCGCC
Above is a window of Triticum aestivum cultivar Chinese Spring chromosome 6B, IWGSC CS RefSeq v2.1, whole genome shotgun sequence DNA encoding:
- the LOC123138249 gene encoding uncharacterized protein isoform X1, with amino-acid sequence MRSLSRSILRLCQRISVSKIGSAMSLRWLPAFARRDARLIASTSAHPLYRLSRLACTPWSLENKMHSFVPFTCGTPKCVPTAKIRNKATTTKCTDTAKIRKNVTSSNPMVVDDAWVPFILPNSSHRDGAIYRNVILKEDWFDIDFMNRNETRLEPMMFHKPTEECLLYEENCKHFPQHMLQFFSLTLAECSSNNGLIQLYGYIAARDGRDRMLNYVLNHSRDDPIIVQQCSLIQMTGPKRGIEMYSPVFIEFDLRVKNGGQEEDDLQLIDGAIACYDQKPWRPIKHRINGKCGTVDISLAYVEHAVEATIEVVISEVHSGFSLSLSSLIYIMENYEEIPLFHGTIDQSRGLRRFVVAVTSATVMKLKFRFGSNSVERCCSFKAKLHGCVRRQIKHELASITVKVYWSTI